In Melospiza melodia melodia isolate bMelMel2 chromosome 11, bMelMel2.pri, whole genome shotgun sequence, the following proteins share a genomic window:
- the PDE4B gene encoding 3',5'-cyclic-AMP phosphodiesterase 4B isoform X6, giving the protein MPEANYLLSVSWGYIKFKRMLNRELTHLSEMSRSGNQVSEYISNTFLDKQNDVEIPSPTQKDREKKKKQQLMTQISGVKKLMHSSSLNNTSISRFGVKTEKEDHLAKELEDLNKWGLNIFNVARYSHNRPLTCIMYAIFQERDLLKTFKISSDTFVTYMMTLEDHYHSDVAYHNSLHAADVAQSTHVLLSTPALDAVFTDLEILAAIFAAAIHDVDHPGVSNQFLINTNSELALMYNDESVLENHHLAVGFKLLQEEHCDIFQNLTKKQRQTLRKMVIDMVLATDMSKHMSLLADLKTMVETKKVTSSGVLLLDNYTDRIQVLRNMVHCADLSNPTKSLELYRQWTDRIMEEFFQQGDKERERGMEISPMCDKHTASVEKSQVGFIDYIVHPLWETWADLVQPDAQDILDTLEDNRNWYQSMIPQSPSPPLEERGQDCQGLMEKFQFELTLEEEDSDGPEKDGESLGYFGNAETLCVAQPGEEEPQREATIEIVTEDTSPVDT; this is encoded by the exons ATGCCTGAAGCCAATTATTTGTTATCTGTGTCTTGGGGTTACATTAAG TTCAAGAGGATGCTGAACCGGGAGCTCACCCACCTGTCCGAGATGAGCCGCTCCGGCAACCAAGTGTCCGAGTACATTTCCAACACCTTCCTGG ACAAGCAGAACGATGTGGAGATCCCTTCTCCCACCCAGAAGgacagggagaagaagaaaaaacagcAGCTCATGACACAGATCAGTGGGGTGAAGAAATTGATGCACAGCTCGAGCTTGAACAACACCAGCATCTCACGGTTTGGGGTGAAGACAGAGAAGGAAGATCACCTGGCCAAG GAACTGGAAGACCTGAATAAGTGGGGCCTCAACATCTTCAACGTGGCCAGGTATTCCCACAACCGGCCGCTGACCTGCATCATGTACGCCATATTCCAG GAGCGGGACCTGCTGAAAACCTTCAAGATCTCGTCGGACACGTTCGTGACGTACATGATGACCCTGGAGGACCACTACCACTCAGACGTGGCCTACCACAACAGCCTGCACGCTGCTGACGTGGCCCAGTCCACCCATGTGCTGCTCTCCACCCCTGCCCTGGAT GCTGTCTTCACGGATCTGGAGATCCTCGCTGCCATTTTTGCAGCTGCAATCCATGATGTGGATCACCCCGGGGTCTCCAATCAATTCCTGATTAACACAA ATTCCGAGCTGGCCCTGATGTACAACGACGAATCCGTGCTGGAGAACCATCACCTGGCTGTGGGCTTCAAACTGCTCCAGGAGGAGCACTGTGACATCTTCCAGAACCTGACCAAGAAGCAGCGCCAGACCCTCAGGAAGATGGTGATTGACATG GTGCTGGCCACTGACATGTCCAAGCACATGAGTCTGTTGGCTGATCTGAAGACTATGGTGGAAACAAAGAAGGTGACCAGTTCAGGAGTTCTCCTTCTGGACAACTACACAGACAGGATACAG GTTCTCCGGAACATGGTGCATTGTGCCGACCTGAGCAATCCCACCAAGTCCCTGGAGCTCTACCGGCAGTGGACAGACAGGATCATGGAGGAGTTCTTCCAGCAGGGGGACAAGGAGAGGGAGAGAGGCATGGAAATCAGCCCCATGTGTGACAAGCACACGGCCTCTGTGGAAAAATCCCAG GTGGGATTCATCGACTACATCGTCCATCCTCTGTGGGAGACGTGGGCTGACCTGGTGCAGCCCGACGCCCAGGACATCCTGGACACTCTGGAGGACAACAGGAACTGGTACCAGAGCATGATACCTCAGAGCCCGTCCCCTCCCCTGGAGGAGCGGGGCCAGGACTGCCAGGGCCTGATGGAGAAGTTCCAGTTTGAACTGACGCTGGAGGAGGAGGATTCTGACGGGCCCGAGAAGGACGGCGAGAGCCTCGGCTACTTCGGCAATGCAGAGACGCTGTGCGTGGCCCAGCCCGGGGAGGAGGAGCCCCAGAGGGAGGCCACCATCGAGATTGTGACAGAAGACACATCTCCTGTGGACACATAA
- the PDE4B gene encoding 3',5'-cyclic-AMP phosphodiesterase 4B isoform X7: MGFGRQRSKHFKRMLNRELTHLSEMSRSGNQVSEYISNTFLDKQNDVEIPSPTQKDREKKKKQQLMTQISGVKKLMHSSSLNNTSISRFGVKTEKEDHLAKELEDLNKWGLNIFNVARYSHNRPLTCIMYAIFQERDLLKTFKISSDTFVTYMMTLEDHYHSDVAYHNSLHAADVAQSTHVLLSTPALDAVFTDLEILAAIFAAAIHDVDHPGVSNQFLINTNSELALMYNDESVLENHHLAVGFKLLQEEHCDIFQNLTKKQRQTLRKMVIDMVLATDMSKHMSLLADLKTMVETKKVTSSGVLLLDNYTDRIQVLRNMVHCADLSNPTKSLELYRQWTDRIMEEFFQQGDKERERGMEISPMCDKHTASVEKSQVGFIDYIVHPLWETWADLVQPDAQDILDTLEDNRNWYQSMIPQSPSPPLEERGQDCQGLMEKFQFELTLEEEDSDGPEKDGESLGYFGNAETLCVAQPGEEEPQREATIEIVTEDTSPVDT; encoded by the exons TTCAAGAGGATGCTGAACCGGGAGCTCACCCACCTGTCCGAGATGAGCCGCTCCGGCAACCAAGTGTCCGAGTACATTTCCAACACCTTCCTGG ACAAGCAGAACGATGTGGAGATCCCTTCTCCCACCCAGAAGgacagggagaagaagaaaaaacagcAGCTCATGACACAGATCAGTGGGGTGAAGAAATTGATGCACAGCTCGAGCTTGAACAACACCAGCATCTCACGGTTTGGGGTGAAGACAGAGAAGGAAGATCACCTGGCCAAG GAACTGGAAGACCTGAATAAGTGGGGCCTCAACATCTTCAACGTGGCCAGGTATTCCCACAACCGGCCGCTGACCTGCATCATGTACGCCATATTCCAG GAGCGGGACCTGCTGAAAACCTTCAAGATCTCGTCGGACACGTTCGTGACGTACATGATGACCCTGGAGGACCACTACCACTCAGACGTGGCCTACCACAACAGCCTGCACGCTGCTGACGTGGCCCAGTCCACCCATGTGCTGCTCTCCACCCCTGCCCTGGAT GCTGTCTTCACGGATCTGGAGATCCTCGCTGCCATTTTTGCAGCTGCAATCCATGATGTGGATCACCCCGGGGTCTCCAATCAATTCCTGATTAACACAA ATTCCGAGCTGGCCCTGATGTACAACGACGAATCCGTGCTGGAGAACCATCACCTGGCTGTGGGCTTCAAACTGCTCCAGGAGGAGCACTGTGACATCTTCCAGAACCTGACCAAGAAGCAGCGCCAGACCCTCAGGAAGATGGTGATTGACATG GTGCTGGCCACTGACATGTCCAAGCACATGAGTCTGTTGGCTGATCTGAAGACTATGGTGGAAACAAAGAAGGTGACCAGTTCAGGAGTTCTCCTTCTGGACAACTACACAGACAGGATACAG GTTCTCCGGAACATGGTGCATTGTGCCGACCTGAGCAATCCCACCAAGTCCCTGGAGCTCTACCGGCAGTGGACAGACAGGATCATGGAGGAGTTCTTCCAGCAGGGGGACAAGGAGAGGGAGAGAGGCATGGAAATCAGCCCCATGTGTGACAAGCACACGGCCTCTGTGGAAAAATCCCAG GTGGGATTCATCGACTACATCGTCCATCCTCTGTGGGAGACGTGGGCTGACCTGGTGCAGCCCGACGCCCAGGACATCCTGGACACTCTGGAGGACAACAGGAACTGGTACCAGAGCATGATACCTCAGAGCCCGTCCCCTCCCCTGGAGGAGCGGGGCCAGGACTGCCAGGGCCTGATGGAGAAGTTCCAGTTTGAACTGACGCTGGAGGAGGAGGATTCTGACGGGCCCGAGAAGGACGGCGAGAGCCTCGGCTACTTCGGCAATGCAGAGACGCTGTGCGTGGCCCAGCCCGGGGAGGAGGAGCCCCAGAGGGAGGCCACCATCGAGATTGTGACAGAAGACACATCTCCTGTGGACACATAA